A window from Mangifera indica cultivar Alphonso chromosome 2, CATAS_Mindica_2.1, whole genome shotgun sequence encodes these proteins:
- the LOC123209541 gene encoding germin-like protein subfamily 1 member 17, whose product MKNFLLAFVLLASVSSFASAFDPAPLQDFCVAIDDPLHGVFVNGKFCQDPNLAKAENFSFSVKMPGNTNNSVGSNVTAVTVDQIPGLNTLGISAARIDFAPYGENPPHTHPRATEILVVLEGTLLVGFITSDPNRTLITNVLNKGDVFVFPVGLIHFQVNIGKTNAIAFSGLNSQNPGVITIANATFGSNPPINPSFLSKAFMLDAKVVKDLQTKF is encoded by the exons atgaaaaattttcttttggcttTTGTCCTCTTGGCGTCAGTTTCCTCATTTGCTTCTGCTTTCGATCCCGCTCCTCTTCAGGACTTCTGTGTAGCCATTGATGACCCCTTGCACGGTG TGTTTGTGAATGGGAAGTTCTGCCAGGACCCTAATCTTGCGAAGGCTGAGAACTTCTCCTTTTCAGTTAAAATGCCTGGAAACACAAACAATTCAGTTGGTTCAAATGTCACAGCTGTAACTGTAGATCAAATTCCAGGACTTAACACTCTTGGCATATCAGCTGCTCGCATTGACTTTGCACCTTATGGCGAAAACCCACCTCACACTCATCCTCGTGCCACTGAGATTCTTGTAGTCTTAGAGGGCACTCTTCTTGTTGGGTTCATCACTTCCGATCCCAACCGCACACTTATCACCAACGTTCTTAACAAGGGTGATGTGTTTGTCTTCCCCGTAGGTCTCATTCACTTTCAAGTCAATATTGGAAAAACAAATGCTATTGCCTTTTCTGGTTTGAATAGCCAAAACCCTGGTGTCATCACAATTGCGAATGCAACGTTTGGATCAAATCCTCCCATTAATCCAAGTTTTCTCTCCAAGGCCTTCATGTTAGACGCAAAagtggtgaaagatctccaaacAAAATTCTAG